In Ostrea edulis chromosome 4, xbOstEdul1.1, whole genome shotgun sequence, a single window of DNA contains:
- the LOC125669232 gene encoding thromboxane A2 receptor-like — translation MLYFQTQFHSRMNAGLVTTTTNTSNITIEPRIWESAVPPALQFVLGVAGNLIALIALVTSRKRHKWKPFYRLVAGLALTDGGGILLVYPTVMIRYASDFTYEFSKPLCHYSSFVFTFMLISSAMIVCAMSFDRFIAILYPFKYNFIGKKHRANLTLVVIWLLGTLISSLHLMGLGSSFKYYPGSWCFLNFNGISILDRVNSYIYSLFGLLILCTIFSFNILVIVSLCRNLRRDKIILKSHRRKSDIFNVCLLLVIVSVFTVCWTPLMFTILGHAALWISGNGSRELLVTCAHQTPNARFLGDIGNQSRMISVGDLQRSPQPRFCRLLPENGSMTETRYADAGTSNEKYYTFLWQGKSSDESREHGVDFAVKNNLLNMIESGRNGSGRLLTFRLNTAEGPITLVSAYAPTLSASSDTKDEFYENLASIISNTASTERRSIQYDFSRNMVYFMRKSISYSLILRLLRFGAEPS, via the exons ATGTTATATTTTCAAACACAGTTCCACAGCAGAATGAATGCAGGTCTAGTAACCACTACTACCAATACCTCCAACATAACCATAGAACCCAGAATCTGGGAATCAGCCGTCCCACCAGCCTTACAGTTTGTTTTAGGAGTTGCCGGCAACTTAATTGCCCTGATAGCGCTGGTAACGTCCAGAAAGAGACACAAATGGAAACCGTTTTACAGATTGGTCGCTGGTTTGGCTCTGACGGACGGGGGAGGAATCCTTCTGGTCTATCCCACAGTGATGATCAGATATGCTTCAGACTTCACTTATGAATTTTCGAAACCTCTCTGTCACTACAGTTcgtttgtatttacatttatgttGATATCTTCAGCAATGATTGTTTGTGCTATGTCATTCGATCGTTTCATAGCTATCTTGTATCCTttcaaatacaattttattGGGAAGAAACATCGAGCTAACTTAACGCTAGTTGTCATCTGGCTCCTTGGGACTTTGATTTCCAGCTTACATTTGATGGGACTTGGTTCCAGTTTTAAATACTACCCAGGTTCCTGGTGTTTCCTGAATTTCAATGGGATTTCGATCTTAGACAGAGTGAATTCCTACATCTATTCCCTATTCGGATTGCTTATTCTGTGCACAATCTTTTCCTTTAATATACTTGTTATTGTATCCTTGTGCAGAAACTTGCGAAgagataaaattattttaaagagTCACAGAAGGAAAAGCGACATCTTCAACGTGTGTTTATTGTTGGTGATTGTTAGTGTTTTCACAGTCTGCTGGACTCCACTCATG ttCACAATACTTGGTCATGCTGCTTTGTGGATCAGCGGCAATGGATCTAGAGAGTTGTTGGTG ACATGCGCTCATCAGACACCGAACGCACGCTTTTTGGGAGACATTGGGAACCAAAGCCGTATGATTTCCGTGGGAGACTTGCAAAGATCTCCACAGCCCAGATTCTGCCGTCTTCTCCCCGAAAATGGATCGATGACC GAAACACGGTATGCCGATGCAGGCACATCGAATGAGAAGTACTACACATTCCTCTGGCAAGGGAAGAGCTCTGATGAGTCAAGAGAACATGGAGTGGACTTTGCAGTAAAGAACAACTTGCTGAACATGATTGAATCAGGCAGGAATGGCTCTGGGCGACTCCTGACTTTCCGCCTTAACACCGCCGAAGGCCCCATCACCCTTGTCAGTGCGTATGCCCCGACGCTATCCGCCTCTTCAGATACCAAGGATGAGTTCTATGAGAACCTTGCATCCATCATCAGCAACACCGCCAGCACCGAACGACGCTCTATCCAATATGATTTTTCCAGAAATATGGTGTATTTTATGAGAAAATCGATTTCATATTCACTGATACTGCGTTTGCTCCGCTTCGGAGCCGAGCCCTCGTGA